From one Rhopalosiphum padi isolate XX-2018 chromosome 2, ASM2088224v1, whole genome shotgun sequence genomic stretch:
- the LOC132919484 gene encoding transcription elongation regulator 1-like isoform X2 has translation MADSNLMDPVVDSTQQEFNDAQNSMTSFENDNVDSNDQDSNMNSNRQDNMNSNNHEPMNNSYDQENGHPNPENEQSFDDNGRGSFREFGDGNGQFDNNYGSSEYRGEPNWNNGKGNNEAGRFGGFGNNNPKGSSNYRGSGSYGFNSPTNGSFKPQRSRWSSENSDENWNGVPQESSPNIMNGPPPISQGGPQFGESQVPPFNEQDRNGQAGGPPTNQLPSLLQMPPVMPPSSSGVSQGGPPPIMSGEVWIETKAGDGKSYYYNARTRETTWDKPSGPNITVISQEQVEHLGNTNTNNFAKPNEGEQAPNDVEMKNIEDKSHNNEQAPMMHPPNVGVPPLGGVPGQMMPPMMGPPPGMMPPNTMMPPPNFPPFGGPPPFGMPPPGFPQAAPWGMMPPGFAPPPMMMPGMELNSKIDPVILANAAEWSEHRSPDGRMYYYSMKTSESVWEKPEALRNLDMAREVAAAKLRKEAEQKMEQKSDSQMDMGFPLKLMNGSNSDIGSFKRKDEELQEPNKKTKIDDKPKVLDKLKIQDKTRPVSSTPVDGTPWCVVWTGDGRVFFFKPSTRTSVWEKPDDLKGRSDVDKMVSNPPEVVQALKSAEGQSPSKKTKSDDKNSQDSTNNTKNDVESKVNLMKDSAMEAELRAAKERAVVPLETRITQFREMLSEKEVSAFSTWEKELHKIVFDPRYLLLTSKERKQVFEKYVKERADEERQEKRNKMKMRREAFRQLMEEANLTTKTSYSDFSSKNSKDERYKNIEKSREREGLFNEYMVELRKQEKEEKALRREQARKQFIELLKEHTEIDRHTRWPEIKKKLDHDSRYKAVDSSTLREDFFIDYIRILKDERKKEKEREHKEKDKHSHKRDKRDKEEKELSAKVDSKHDDKSPEKQKEEVKDSKDSKDSKEARIEASLKEREKEVQRTLAVHLKHRENEREQHKHDEAVVHFNALLADLVRSNDMSWKEAKRQLRKDSRYELVDSLDSEEKEKLYKVHVEELSKRKKEKFREMLNEISDLTLDSSWKEIRKSIKEDVRYVRFSSSDRKCEKEFREYLKDRMITAKNEFKNLLMETKLITHLSNAKLQENHETYFKEVEDILSKDKRYLFLDSIADERSELIVSYIEELEKRGPPPPPTATEPNRRPPLK, from the exons ATGGCCGATTCTAATTTAATGGATCCTGTAGTGGATTCAACACAGCAAGAATTTAATGATGCTCAAAATAGTATGACTTCATTTGAAAATGATAATGTAGATTCTAACGACCAAGATAGTAATATGAACTCAAATCGACAAGATAATATGAATTCTAATAACCATGAGCCAATGAATAATTCATATGATCAAGAAAATGGACATCCAAATCCTGAAAATGAACAATCGTTTGATGATAATGGGAGAGGTTCTTTCAg ggAATTTGGAGATGGTAATGgtcaatttgataataattatggatCTTCTGAATATAGAGGTGAGCCTAATTGGAATAATGGTAAAGGAAATAATGAAGCTGGAAGATTTGGAGGATTTGGTAATAATAATCCTAAAGGATCTTCTAATTATCGAGGTAGTGGTTCATATGGCTTTAATAGTCCTACAAATGGAAGTTTTAAACCTCAAAGAAGTAGATGGTCTTCAGAAAATAGCGACGAAAACTGGAATGGTGTTCCTCAAGAATCATCTCCAAATATAATGAATGGGCCACCTCCAATATCTCAAGGGGGTCCACAGTTTGGAGAAAGCCAAGTACCGCCATTTAATGAACAAGATAGAAATGGACAGGCTGGAGGTCCGCCTACAAATCAGTTGCCTTCATTATTACAA atGCCACCTGTAATGCCACCAAGTAGTAGTGGGGTATCACAAGGAGGCCCACCACCAATAATGTCTGGAGAAGTGTGGATTGAGACGAAAGCTGGTGAtggaaaatcatattattataatgctagAACACGTGAAACTACTTGGGATAAACCATCTGGACCTAATATTACTGTCATTTCTCAAGAACAG GTTGAACATCTTGGTAATACTAATACCAATAATTTTGCTAAACCTAATGAAGGTGAACAAGCCCCTAATGAtgttgaaatgaaaaatattgaagatAAATCACATa atAATGAACAGGCCCCTATGATGCATCCACCAAATGTTGGAGTTCCTCCGTTAGGTGGAGTTCCTGGTCAAATGATGCCTCCAATGATGGGCCCTCCTCCTGGTATGATGCCTCCTAATACCATGATGCCTCCACCAAATTTCCCACCATTTGGTGGACCACCGCCATTTGGTATGCCACCTCCAGGATTTCCACAAGCAGCTCCATGGGGTATGATGCCTCCAGGATTTGCACCTCCACCTATGATGATGCCTGGAATGGAACTTAATAGCAAA ATTGATCCAGTAATTTTAGCTAATGCTGCTGAATGGTCAGAACATCGTTCACCCGATGgaagaatgtattattatagtatgaaaaCATCAGAATCAGTTTGGGAAAAACCTGAAGCTCTTAGGAATCTTGata tgGCTAGAGAAGTTGCTGCTGCAAAACTAAGAAAAGAAGCTGAACAAAAAATGGAACAGAAGTCAGATTCTCAAATGGATATGGGTTTTCCTCTTAAATTAATGAATGGTTCTAATTCAGACATTGGTTCGTTTAAAAGAAAAGATGAAGAACTTCAAGAGCctaacaaaaaaactaaaattgatgATAAACCCAAAGTATTAGACAAATTGAAAATTCAAGACAAAACTAGACCTGTATCTAGTACACCTGTTGATGGAACTCCATG GTGTGTAGTATGGACAGGAGATGGCCgtgtatttttctttaaacCTTCAACTAGAACATCAGTATGGGAAAAACCAGATGATCTTAAAGGAAGATCTGATGTTGACAAAATGGTATCAAATCCACCAGAAGTAGTCCAAGCTTTAAAAAGTGCAGAAGGACAATCACcatctaaaaaaacaaaatctgatg ataaaaattcaCAAGACAGTACTAATAATACCAAAAATGATGTAGAATCTAAGGTAAACTTAATGAAGGATTCAGCTATGGAAGCAGAATTGAGAGCAGCTAAAGAAAGAGCAGTAGTGCCTTTAGAGACTCGAATAACACAATTTAGAGAAATGTTATCTGAGAAAGAG gtcTCTGCATTTAGTACATGGGAAAAAGaattacataaaatagtatttgatCCTCGCTATTTGTTACTTACATCTAAAGAAAGAAAgcaagtatttgaaaaatatgtgaAAGAACGTGCTGACGAAGAGAGACAAGAAAAACGTAATAAGATGAAAATGAGACGTGAAGCTTTTAGACAATTGATGGAAGAAGCTAACCTTACAACAAa gACATCATATAGTGATTTTAGTTCCAAAAATTCTAAAGATGaaaggtataaaaatattgaaaaatcacGTGAAAGAGAaggattatttaatgaatacatGGTAGAATTAAGAAAGCAGGAAAAGGAAGAAAAAGCATTGCGCCGTGAACAG gcTCGAAAGCAGTTTATAGAATTGTTAAAGGAGCACACTGAAATTGACCGGCATACTCGTTGGCCTgagataaaaaagaaattagaTCATGACTCTAGATATAAAGCTGTTGATTCCAGTACATTACGtgaagatttttttattgattatataagaattttaaagGACGAAAGGAAAAAAGAAAAGGAACGAGAACATAAAGAAAAAGACAAACATAGTCATAAACGAGATAAACGGGATAAGGAAGAAAAAGAATTATCTGCTAAAGTTGACTCAAAA CATGATGATAAGTCACCTGAGAAACAAAAGGAAGAAGTAAAAGACTCAAAGGATTCAAAAGATTCTAAAGAAGCTCGAATTGAAGCTAGCTTAAAAGAGCGAGAAAAAGAAGTTCAACGTACTTTAGCTGTACATTTGAAACATAGAGAGAATGAACGTGAACAACATAAACACGATGAAGCTGTTGTTCATTTTAATGCTCTTTTGGCTGATTTG gttaGAAGCAATGATATGTCTTGGAAAGAAGCTAAAAGGCAATTGAGAAAAGATAGCAGGTATGAATTAGTAGATTCATTAGATTCTGAAGAAAAAGAAAAGTTGTACAAGGTTCATGTAGAAGAGTTATCTAAACGAAAGAAAGAAAAATTTAGGGAAATGTTAAATGAGATAAGTGATTTAACGTTAGATAGTTCTTGGAAAGAGATTAGAAAATCAATTAAAGAAGACGTAAGATATGTGCGATTTTCATCTAGTGATAgg aaatgtgaAAAGGAGTTTAGAGAATATTTAAAAGATAGAATGATTACTGCTAAAAATGAATTCAAGAAtcttttaatg GAAACTAAATTGATTACTCATTTATCGAATGCAAAACTACAAGAAAACCATGAAACTTATTTTAAAGAGGTTGAAGATATACTAAGCAAAGATAAACGGTATTTATTTTTGGATAGCATAGCTGATGAACGTTCGGAGTTAATAGTTTCCTATATTGAAGAATTAGAAAAACGTGGTCCACCCCCACCACCTACTGCTACAGAACCCAATAGACGACCaccattgaaataa
- the LOC132921843 gene encoding ras association domain-containing protein 8 isoform X1 — protein MELKVWVEGIQRVVCGVNESTTCQDVVYALAHATGKTGRFTLIERWRNNERLLAPQDHPVTVLMKWGEYANDVQFILQRSGNVSSNSTSNNPKYNEADSVPYFAQERNKDTRKSLIFNSNRVPDNVGVVRGIPQQRPNVLPTIPGSGAAPLTVVSSTPSGVPLSTSPTNTSSHLNKDQNSTSTNGPLQNSTSPNKKVDNLNYRPPVTRALPPYREPPPPSVSPARISPTTVGSDRIKQTIFKEYQNENNSNSTNVMYNPQYKDLVRLINYQRDKLSIQQAELTKYDAEIMYWEGKTREQQHQMDFMTQEAARIEATGRHTEEQLRLLGQVEEENDIVRQQEKTLKSEMTLLRSKLANCETELLVCKNKIRLLMEEVELEQKMLSRDLEEKRRAERGILKEVDRLQSEVERAKQETEMAAQVGDSLRKEVAMLETTITEKKRQVDKLVADMKEANLQSLAISPPDELKFILEGAQRPGSTRKMIGSPRQLENAAPTSKNPHGVWV, from the exons ATGGAACTCAAAGTTTGGGTTGAAGGAATTCAACGGGTTGTGTGTGGTGTTAATGAATCAACAACTTGTCAA GATGTTGTGTATGCATTAGCTCATGCTACTGGAAAAACTGGACGATTTACTCTAATTGAGCGATGGCGTAACAATGAACGTCTACTTGCACCTCAAGATCATCCAGTAACT GTTCTTATGAAATGGGGAGAATATGCCAATGATGTGCAGTTTATATTACAACGTTCAGGCAATGTCTCTTCAAATAGTACATCCAACAATCCAAAGTACAATGAGGCTGATAGTGTTCCTTACTTTGCTCAGGAGAGGAATAAAGATACTCggaaatcattaatatttaaca gtaatCGTGTACCCGATAATGTAGGTGTAGTACGTGGAATTCCACAACAGAGACCCAATGTTCTTCCCACTATACCTGGAAGTGGTGCAGCACCGTTAACAGTTGTTTCATCCACTCCGTCTGGTGTTCCCTTATCAACTTCACCAACAAATACTTCTAGTCATTTAaacaaa GATCAGAATTCAACATCAACAAATGGACCGTTGCAAAACTCGACTAGTCCAAACAAAAAGGTTGATAATCTTAACTATCGGCCTCCTGTTACGAGGGCTCTACCACCATATCGAGAACCTCCTCCACCTTCTGTCAGTCCAGCAAGAATATCTCCTACAACTGTGGGTAGCGAtcgtataaaacaaacaattttcaag GAGTATCAGAATGAAAATAATAGCAATAGTACTAATGTCATGTATAACCCTCAGTATAAAGATCTCGTAAggcttataaattatcaaagagATAAGTTATCTATTCAGCAAGCAGAACTAACAAAGTATGATGCAGAAATAATGTACTGGGAAGGTAAAACTAGAGAGCAACAACATCAGATGGATTTTATGACTCAGGAAGCTGCTAGAATTGAAGCCACTGGTAGACACACAGAAGAACag TTGAGACTTTTAGGCCAAGTAGAAGAAGAAAATGATATTGTACGTCAAcaagaaaaaacattaaaatcagAAATGACATTATTACGGTCTAAATTGGCCAACTGTGAAACTGAGTTACTTGTGTGCAAGAATAAAATACGTCTATTAATGGAAGAAGTGGAACTAgaacaaaaaatgttatcaagagATCTAGAAGAGAAGCGTAGAGCAGAAAGGGGTATTTTGAAGGAAGTTGACAGACTACAAAGTGAAGTAGAAAGAGCCAAACAAGAAACAGAAATGGCTGCACAAGTTGGAGATAGTCTGCGAAAAGag gTTGCTATGTTAGAAACAactataactgaaaaaaaaaggcAAGTTGATAAACTGGTAGCTGACATGAAAGAAGCAAATTTACAATCTTTAGCTATTTCACCGCCAGATGAATTGAAATTTATTCTTGAAG gaGCTCAAAGACCTGGAAGCACTCGTAAAATGATTGGATCACCAAGACAACTAGAAAATGCAGCTCCTACTAGTAAAAACCCTCATGGTGTTTGggtataa
- the LOC132921843 gene encoding ras association domain-containing protein 8 isoform X2: MELKVWVEGIQRVVCGVNESTTCQDVVYALAHATGKTGRFTLIERWRNNERLLAPQDHPVTVLMKWGEYANDVQFILQRSGNVSSNSTSNNPKYNEADSVPYFAQERNKDTRKSLIFNSVVRGIPQQRPNVLPTIPGSGAAPLTVVSSTPSGVPLSTSPTNTSSHLNKDQNSTSTNGPLQNSTSPNKKVDNLNYRPPVTRALPPYREPPPPSVSPARISPTTVGSDRIKQTIFKEYQNENNSNSTNVMYNPQYKDLVRLINYQRDKLSIQQAELTKYDAEIMYWEGKTREQQHQMDFMTQEAARIEATGRHTEEQLRLLGQVEEENDIVRQQEKTLKSEMTLLRSKLANCETELLVCKNKIRLLMEEVELEQKMLSRDLEEKRRAERGILKEVDRLQSEVERAKQETEMAAQVGDSLRKEVAMLETTITEKKRQVDKLVADMKEANLQSLAISPPDELKFILEGAQRPGSTRKMIGSPRQLENAAPTSKNPHGVWV, translated from the exons ATGGAACTCAAAGTTTGGGTTGAAGGAATTCAACGGGTTGTGTGTGGTGTTAATGAATCAACAACTTGTCAA GATGTTGTGTATGCATTAGCTCATGCTACTGGAAAAACTGGACGATTTACTCTAATTGAGCGATGGCGTAACAATGAACGTCTACTTGCACCTCAAGATCATCCAGTAACT GTTCTTATGAAATGGGGAGAATATGCCAATGATGTGCAGTTTATATTACAACGTTCAGGCAATGTCTCTTCAAATAGTACATCCAACAATCCAAAGTACAATGAGGCTGATAGTGTTCCTTACTTTGCTCAGGAGAGGAATAAAGATACTCggaaatcattaatatttaaca GTGTAGTACGTGGAATTCCACAACAGAGACCCAATGTTCTTCCCACTATACCTGGAAGTGGTGCAGCACCGTTAACAGTTGTTTCATCCACTCCGTCTGGTGTTCCCTTATCAACTTCACCAACAAATACTTCTAGTCATTTAaacaaa GATCAGAATTCAACATCAACAAATGGACCGTTGCAAAACTCGACTAGTCCAAACAAAAAGGTTGATAATCTTAACTATCGGCCTCCTGTTACGAGGGCTCTACCACCATATCGAGAACCTCCTCCACCTTCTGTCAGTCCAGCAAGAATATCTCCTACAACTGTGGGTAGCGAtcgtataaaacaaacaattttcaag GAGTATCAGAATGAAAATAATAGCAATAGTACTAATGTCATGTATAACCCTCAGTATAAAGATCTCGTAAggcttataaattatcaaagagATAAGTTATCTATTCAGCAAGCAGAACTAACAAAGTATGATGCAGAAATAATGTACTGGGAAGGTAAAACTAGAGAGCAACAACATCAGATGGATTTTATGACTCAGGAAGCTGCTAGAATTGAAGCCACTGGTAGACACACAGAAGAACag TTGAGACTTTTAGGCCAAGTAGAAGAAGAAAATGATATTGTACGTCAAcaagaaaaaacattaaaatcagAAATGACATTATTACGGTCTAAATTGGCCAACTGTGAAACTGAGTTACTTGTGTGCAAGAATAAAATACGTCTATTAATGGAAGAAGTGGAACTAgaacaaaaaatgttatcaagagATCTAGAAGAGAAGCGTAGAGCAGAAAGGGGTATTTTGAAGGAAGTTGACAGACTACAAAGTGAAGTAGAAAGAGCCAAACAAGAAACAGAAATGGCTGCACAAGTTGGAGATAGTCTGCGAAAAGag gTTGCTATGTTAGAAACAactataactgaaaaaaaaaggcAAGTTGATAAACTGGTAGCTGACATGAAAGAAGCAAATTTACAATCTTTAGCTATTTCACCGCCAGATGAATTGAAATTTATTCTTGAAG gaGCTCAAAGACCTGGAAGCACTCGTAAAATGATTGGATCACCAAGACAACTAGAAAATGCAGCTCCTACTAGTAAAAACCCTCATGGTGTTTGggtataa
- the LOC132919484 gene encoding transcription elongation regulator 1-like isoform X1, whose protein sequence is MADSNLMDPVVDSTQQEFNDAQNSMTSFENDNVDSNDQDSNMNSNRQDNMNSNNHEPMNNSYDQENGHPNPENEQSFDDNGRGSFREFGDGNGQFDNNYGSSEYRGEPNWNNGKGNNEAGRFGGFGNNNPKGSSNYRGSGSYGFNSPTNGSFKPQRSRWSSENSDENWNGVPQESSPNIMNGPPPISQGGPQFGESQVPPFNEQDRNGQAGGPPTNQLPSLLQMPPVMPPSSSGVSQGGPPPIMSGEVWIETKAGDGKSYYYNARTRETTWDKPSGPNITVISQEQVEHLGNTNTNNFAKPNEGEQAPNDVEMKNIEDKSHNNEQAPMMHPPNVGVPPLGGVPGQMMPPMMGPPPGMMPPNTMMPPPNFPPFGGPPPFGMPPPGFPQAAPWGMMPPGFAPPPMMMPGMELNSKIDPVILANAAEWSEHRSPDGRMYYYSMKTSESVWEKPEALRNLDMAREVAAAKLRKEAEQKMEQKSDSQMDMGFPLKLMNGSNSDIGSFKRKDEELQEPNKKTKIDDKPKVLDKLKIQDKTRPVSSTPVDGTPWCVVWTGDGRVFFFKPSTRTSVWEKPDDLKGRSDVDKMVSNPPEVVQALKSAEGQSPSKKTKSDGDKNSQDSTNNTKNDVESKVNLMKDSAMEAELRAAKERAVVPLETRITQFREMLSEKEVSAFSTWEKELHKIVFDPRYLLLTSKERKQVFEKYVKERADEERQEKRNKMKMRREAFRQLMEEANLTTKTSYSDFSSKNSKDERYKNIEKSREREGLFNEYMVELRKQEKEEKALRREQARKQFIELLKEHTEIDRHTRWPEIKKKLDHDSRYKAVDSSTLREDFFIDYIRILKDERKKEKEREHKEKDKHSHKRDKRDKEEKELSAKVDSKHDDKSPEKQKEEVKDSKDSKDSKEARIEASLKEREKEVQRTLAVHLKHRENEREQHKHDEAVVHFNALLADLVRSNDMSWKEAKRQLRKDSRYELVDSLDSEEKEKLYKVHVEELSKRKKEKFREMLNEISDLTLDSSWKEIRKSIKEDVRYVRFSSSDRKCEKEFREYLKDRMITAKNEFKNLLMETKLITHLSNAKLQENHETYFKEVEDILSKDKRYLFLDSIADERSELIVSYIEELEKRGPPPPPTATEPNRRPPLK, encoded by the exons ATGGCCGATTCTAATTTAATGGATCCTGTAGTGGATTCAACACAGCAAGAATTTAATGATGCTCAAAATAGTATGACTTCATTTGAAAATGATAATGTAGATTCTAACGACCAAGATAGTAATATGAACTCAAATCGACAAGATAATATGAATTCTAATAACCATGAGCCAATGAATAATTCATATGATCAAGAAAATGGACATCCAAATCCTGAAAATGAACAATCGTTTGATGATAATGGGAGAGGTTCTTTCAg ggAATTTGGAGATGGTAATGgtcaatttgataataattatggatCTTCTGAATATAGAGGTGAGCCTAATTGGAATAATGGTAAAGGAAATAATGAAGCTGGAAGATTTGGAGGATTTGGTAATAATAATCCTAAAGGATCTTCTAATTATCGAGGTAGTGGTTCATATGGCTTTAATAGTCCTACAAATGGAAGTTTTAAACCTCAAAGAAGTAGATGGTCTTCAGAAAATAGCGACGAAAACTGGAATGGTGTTCCTCAAGAATCATCTCCAAATATAATGAATGGGCCACCTCCAATATCTCAAGGGGGTCCACAGTTTGGAGAAAGCCAAGTACCGCCATTTAATGAACAAGATAGAAATGGACAGGCTGGAGGTCCGCCTACAAATCAGTTGCCTTCATTATTACAA atGCCACCTGTAATGCCACCAAGTAGTAGTGGGGTATCACAAGGAGGCCCACCACCAATAATGTCTGGAGAAGTGTGGATTGAGACGAAAGCTGGTGAtggaaaatcatattattataatgctagAACACGTGAAACTACTTGGGATAAACCATCTGGACCTAATATTACTGTCATTTCTCAAGAACAG GTTGAACATCTTGGTAATACTAATACCAATAATTTTGCTAAACCTAATGAAGGTGAACAAGCCCCTAATGAtgttgaaatgaaaaatattgaagatAAATCACATa atAATGAACAGGCCCCTATGATGCATCCACCAAATGTTGGAGTTCCTCCGTTAGGTGGAGTTCCTGGTCAAATGATGCCTCCAATGATGGGCCCTCCTCCTGGTATGATGCCTCCTAATACCATGATGCCTCCACCAAATTTCCCACCATTTGGTGGACCACCGCCATTTGGTATGCCACCTCCAGGATTTCCACAAGCAGCTCCATGGGGTATGATGCCTCCAGGATTTGCACCTCCACCTATGATGATGCCTGGAATGGAACTTAATAGCAAA ATTGATCCAGTAATTTTAGCTAATGCTGCTGAATGGTCAGAACATCGTTCACCCGATGgaagaatgtattattatagtatgaaaaCATCAGAATCAGTTTGGGAAAAACCTGAAGCTCTTAGGAATCTTGata tgGCTAGAGAAGTTGCTGCTGCAAAACTAAGAAAAGAAGCTGAACAAAAAATGGAACAGAAGTCAGATTCTCAAATGGATATGGGTTTTCCTCTTAAATTAATGAATGGTTCTAATTCAGACATTGGTTCGTTTAAAAGAAAAGATGAAGAACTTCAAGAGCctaacaaaaaaactaaaattgatgATAAACCCAAAGTATTAGACAAATTGAAAATTCAAGACAAAACTAGACCTGTATCTAGTACACCTGTTGATGGAACTCCATG GTGTGTAGTATGGACAGGAGATGGCCgtgtatttttctttaaacCTTCAACTAGAACATCAGTATGGGAAAAACCAGATGATCTTAAAGGAAGATCTGATGTTGACAAAATGGTATCAAATCCACCAGAAGTAGTCCAAGCTTTAAAAAGTGCAGAAGGACAATCACcatctaaaaaaacaaaatctgatggtg ataaaaattcaCAAGACAGTACTAATAATACCAAAAATGATGTAGAATCTAAGGTAAACTTAATGAAGGATTCAGCTATGGAAGCAGAATTGAGAGCAGCTAAAGAAAGAGCAGTAGTGCCTTTAGAGACTCGAATAACACAATTTAGAGAAATGTTATCTGAGAAAGAG gtcTCTGCATTTAGTACATGGGAAAAAGaattacataaaatagtatttgatCCTCGCTATTTGTTACTTACATCTAAAGAAAGAAAgcaagtatttgaaaaatatgtgaAAGAACGTGCTGACGAAGAGAGACAAGAAAAACGTAATAAGATGAAAATGAGACGTGAAGCTTTTAGACAATTGATGGAAGAAGCTAACCTTACAACAAa gACATCATATAGTGATTTTAGTTCCAAAAATTCTAAAGATGaaaggtataaaaatattgaaaaatcacGTGAAAGAGAaggattatttaatgaatacatGGTAGAATTAAGAAAGCAGGAAAAGGAAGAAAAAGCATTGCGCCGTGAACAG gcTCGAAAGCAGTTTATAGAATTGTTAAAGGAGCACACTGAAATTGACCGGCATACTCGTTGGCCTgagataaaaaagaaattagaTCATGACTCTAGATATAAAGCTGTTGATTCCAGTACATTACGtgaagatttttttattgattatataagaattttaaagGACGAAAGGAAAAAAGAAAAGGAACGAGAACATAAAGAAAAAGACAAACATAGTCATAAACGAGATAAACGGGATAAGGAAGAAAAAGAATTATCTGCTAAAGTTGACTCAAAA CATGATGATAAGTCACCTGAGAAACAAAAGGAAGAAGTAAAAGACTCAAAGGATTCAAAAGATTCTAAAGAAGCTCGAATTGAAGCTAGCTTAAAAGAGCGAGAAAAAGAAGTTCAACGTACTTTAGCTGTACATTTGAAACATAGAGAGAATGAACGTGAACAACATAAACACGATGAAGCTGTTGTTCATTTTAATGCTCTTTTGGCTGATTTG gttaGAAGCAATGATATGTCTTGGAAAGAAGCTAAAAGGCAATTGAGAAAAGATAGCAGGTATGAATTAGTAGATTCATTAGATTCTGAAGAAAAAGAAAAGTTGTACAAGGTTCATGTAGAAGAGTTATCTAAACGAAAGAAAGAAAAATTTAGGGAAATGTTAAATGAGATAAGTGATTTAACGTTAGATAGTTCTTGGAAAGAGATTAGAAAATCAATTAAAGAAGACGTAAGATATGTGCGATTTTCATCTAGTGATAgg aaatgtgaAAAGGAGTTTAGAGAATATTTAAAAGATAGAATGATTACTGCTAAAAATGAATTCAAGAAtcttttaatg GAAACTAAATTGATTACTCATTTATCGAATGCAAAACTACAAGAAAACCATGAAACTTATTTTAAAGAGGTTGAAGATATACTAAGCAAAGATAAACGGTATTTATTTTTGGATAGCATAGCTGATGAACGTTCGGAGTTAATAGTTTCCTATATTGAAGAATTAGAAAAACGTGGTCCACCCCCACCACCTACTGCTACAGAACCCAATAGACGACCaccattgaaataa
- the LOC132921776 gene encoding peroxisomal biogenesis factor 3 has protein sequence MYDSVKKIVSRHKRKLIISGALFCSTAYVVYTIKKKLAEKKDKESREYLERSRRQQHYEATENTSNRMITEFVKQLHVKYFSKNLRIENIIDKLKKQNDLALWEEMRICVFTRACLLVYAETMLVITLKIQLNLLGGLVYKSLSQDSPPICSKTQEEYLLHFSYFIEDGIQRLEEYLHSKVIKYVQQVPIQEQYNLQELEKLFFLIQTEIASDTESPFRCIDTYMLHQMPQVREALLQDMVNETRELLKNEEIISVARYCSSHSFNKLMDAITINTPNRSANLPTTVKMPFAKWLPIVDRSTKVTENGDCSLKQNVHLDGKVKVLSANVYEAFCSA, from the coding sequence atgtatgattctgtaaaaaaaattgtttcacgACACAAACGTAAATTAATAATCAGTGGTGCGTTATTTTGTAGTACTGCGTATGTAGTTTACactataaaaaagaaattagctgaaaaaaaagataaagaAAGTCGAGAATATCTGGAACGAAGTAGACGCCAACAGCACTATGAAGCCACAGAAAACACTTCAAATCGTATGATAACTGAATTTGTCAAACAACttcatgttaaatatttttctaaaaatttacgcattgaaaatattattgataagttgaagaaacaaaatgatttggcACTTTGGGAAGAAATGAGAATATGCGTTTTTACTAGAGCATGCTTACTTGTTTATGCTGAAACTATGTTGGTAATAACGTTAAAAATTCAACTCAATTTGCTTGGAGGTCTTGTATACAAAAGTCTATCTCAAGATTCACCTCCAATTTGTTCAAAAACTCAAGAAGaatatttgttacattttagttatttcatCGAGGACGGTATTCAACGTTTAGAAGAATACTTACATAGCAAAGTTATTAAGTATGTACAGCAAGTTCCTATCCAAGAACAATACAATCTACAGGAATtggaaaaactattttttctcATTCAAACTGAAATTGCAAGTGATACAGAAAGTCCTTTTCGGTGTATAGATACATACATGTTACATCAAATGCCACAAGTTCGAGAAGCACTATTACAAGATATGGTAAATGAAACACGAgaactattaaaaaatgaagaaataatATCAGTAGCTCGTTATTGCTCAAgccatagttttaataaattaatggatGCTATTACTATTAATACACCTAATCGATCAGCAAATCTACCTACTACTGTCAAAATGCCATTTGCCAAGTGGTTACCAATTGTTGATAGATCGACTAAAGTGACAGAAAATGGAGACTgcagtttaaaacaaaatgtccACTTGGATGGAAAAGTCAAAGTGCTCAGTGCAAATGTGTATGAAGCATTCTGTTCtgcataa